A genomic window from Pocillopora verrucosa isolate sample1 chromosome 7, ASM3666991v2, whole genome shotgun sequence includes:
- the LOC131771010 gene encoding uncharacterized protein: MRKSAAGEYIKGCFRPVRVLSLLLLVITLIVLFKELWRRNEPAKKPPPPALDLGCLYTVHPPQGTQAWQLISFIISPTPKQKCHVDAWNTICGTGHGASNFRIQAFGSHEMVTGKVHHIANDTYNATLLLTFADEYIILVILTYVNNDSLEYRYHAKAVLQHVLNSPFDLTVTRGPPPRDHTRYCTREESGTFQGRWVECGSIPGIERCSQWQLDPAYDFDQIHGFHWLPYFCQLHHYSSDEIKKCFAKQGWSEVVFTGDSHMRYRTYHWVTRLHGSCHGCIKTHVKMVFDKIPRIEWVFDARGTRWPLTFPNISMPHEVYVHPRTRRSMFSKGLPSSVFSGKLFLMNFGHWILRESTKETFIRDKIHAFLEAIRVMNRTGEGKKRFIWLNTVSLPWREDQAMVEWLENPSPTRVAQLNSLTDQVIRDNGVQIIDAFQISNSRIGATHDQTHYAKRMERGDCGGVVENAISNVIANSLCNYDKW, encoded by the coding sequence ATGAGGAAGAGTGCGGCAGGAGAGTACATCAAAGGCTGCTTCAGACCAGTCCGTGTTCTCTCACTGCTTCTTCTCGTCATTACTCTGATTGTTTTATTCAAAGAACTTTGGAGGCGAAACGAACCTGCAAAGAAGCCTCCTCCACCAGCTCTTGACCTTGGCTGCCTGTATACAGTACACCCTCCACAGGGAACCCAGGCGTGGCAGCTTATATCATTCATTATAAGTCCAACGCCAAAGCAGAAATGCCATGTTGATGCGTGGAACACCATCTGTGGCACAGGGCATGGTGCCTCCAACTTTCGAATACAAGCCTTTGGTTCTCATGAAATGGTTACAGGAAAAGTTCATCACATTGCAAATGATACTTACAACGCCACTCTGCTGTTAACTTTCGCGGATGAGTATATAATCTTGGTCATTTTGACTTATGTAAATAACGACAGTCTTGAGTATCGATATCACGCGAAAGCTGTTTTACAGCATGTGCTGAACAGTCCCTTTGATCTGACTGTTACCCGGGGTCCGCCTCCGCGAGATCACACTCGTTATTGCACTCGGGAGGAAAGTGGAACTTTCCAAGGAAGGTGGGTGGAATGCGGAAGTATCCCAGGAATCGAGAGATGCAGTCAGTGGCAGCTTGACCCCGCTTACGACTTCGATCAAATCCACGGTTTTCATTGGCTGCCATATTTTTGCCAGTTGCATCACTACAGCAGCGATGAgatcaaaaaatgttttgcaaagcAAGGTTGGTCCGAGGTCGTTTTCACTGGAGACTCGCACATGCGCTATAGAACGTATCACTGGGTGACACGACTGCATGGCTCCTGTCACGGTTGTATTAAAACGCACGTAAAAATGGTGTTTGACAAGATCCCACGCATTGAGTGGGTATTTGATGCGCGTGGAACGCGATGGCCACTTACGTTTCCAAACATCTCAATGCCCCACGAGGTTTACGTCCACCCAAGAACAAGACGGTCTATGTTCTCCAAAGGACTACCATCATCCGTATTCAGCGGTAAACTGTTTCTTATGAACTTTGGGCACTGGATTTTGCGAGAGAGCACAAAGGAAACattcataagagataaaattCACGCCTTTCTTGAGGCAATTCGAGTAATGAACCGAACAGGTGAAGGGAAAAAGAGATTTATATGGTTAAACACAGTAAGTCTACCTTGGAGAGAAGATCAGGCGATGGTAGAATGGCTAGAAAATCCATCCCCGACGCGCGTGGCGCAACTAAACAGTCTGACAGACCAGGTTATCAGGGACAATGGTGTTCAGATCATCGATGCGTTCCAGATATCAAATAGTCGCATAGGCGCCACACACGACCAGACACATTATGCAAAGAGGATGGAGAGGGGGGACTGTGGAGGAGTGGTGGAAAATGCCATCAGTAATGTTATAGCTAATTCTCTATGTAACTATGACAAGTGGTAA